CCTGTGTCCGCAACCCCTATTCGCGCATCCTGTCCTCGTTCTTCGACAAGATCGCGGGCATTCAGCGCAACGGACGGCGCTATCGCGGCAATCTGGTGCCGCAACTGATCCAGCGCTACGGCATCGATGTCGGCACCCCGGAAAACGGCTTCGAATTCGACCAGATCGCCAGCTTCCGCCGCTTCCTGCTATTCGCGCGGGACACCATCCGCTGGCGCCGACCGATGGACCCGGACATCCATTGGTCTGCGATGTCGGGACATATCGGGACTTTCATCGCCAATGGCGGCCAGTACAATCGCATATTCTTCACCGAGAAATTCAACGAGGGAATGCAGCAGGTTCTGAAAGGCTCGAAAACGCCGAACAGCATCGACCTGAAAGATGTGCCGCGCTTCAACGAATCCGAAGGCCACGGTCCCAAGCGGGCGCATAAGGTCAGCGACTATTTCGACGACCTGTCACGCCATCTGATCTGGGAAATCTACAAGGACGATTTCCAGCTCTTCCGCTATGATTTCGATGATCCCGACAACAAGATGCCGATCGGAGAGGTCGACCTGAACGAAGTTCACGCCAAGCTGGGCCGCTGATCCGAAGATAGGCAAGCTGCGCGCGGAGGGTAGACATAATCTACGTCCTCCCGCCAGCAGCCCCTATTTCATGAAGACATGAAAAAGCGGCGCCTCCTGCCAGAGAGCGCCGCTTCATTTTTTGCCTTGATCAGGCGAGGTGCCGTCTCAGACGGCGCCCTTGATGAACGTCACCGCGTCGCCAACGGTTTGAATCGTCTCTGCGGCGTCATCGGGAATCTCGATGCCGAACTCTTCTTCGAAGGCCATCACCAGTTCCACAGTATCGAGGCTGTCTGCGCCCAGGTCATCGATGAACGAGGCAGACTCGGCCACCTTGTCCTCATCGACGCCCAAATGCTCGACAACGATCTTTTTCACGCGATCAGCGATATCGCTCATGTCATATCCTCATTCTCGCGGGCATCCGCCCAATCTTGTTCCCGGGCGACGGCCCGTGCCAGCACAGGGCGGTTTCCCTGCTGCTAAAGGCGGGGATATAGCACCCAATATCCCTCATGCAACCGCTTTTCCAAGCTTTTTGTCGCCGCGTTGCAGCACGGCCCTTTCGGATCAGACCATTGCCATTCCGCCATTCACATGCAGCGTGGCCCCGGTCACGTAACCGGCCTCGGCGCTGGCCAGGTAAGCGACGGCCCCGGCGATCTCGGTGGGGCTGCCCATGCGACCGACGGGAATTTGCCCCAGGATCTTGCCTTTCTGCTCGTCATTCAGCTTGTCGGTCATCGCCGTCTCGATGAAACCGGGGGCGACGCAGTTCACCGTGATCCCCCGGCTCGCCACCTCGTAGGCAAGGCTTTTCGACATGCCGACCAATCCCGCCTTGGCCGCGGCATAATTGCCCTGCCCCGGATTTCCCGTCGCGCCAACGACCGAGGTGATATTCACGATCCGCCCCCAACGCGCCTTCATCATCCCGCGCAGCACCGCCCGGGACAGTTGAAACACGCTGGTCAGGTTGACGTCCAGGACCTGGCTCCATTCCTCGTCGGACATCCGCATGAACAGGTTGTCCCGCGTGATCCCGGCATTGTTGACCAGGATATCCACCGATCCCATCGCATCCGCCGCCGCCTTGGGCAGCGCGGCGACAGCTTCGGCATCCGCCAGATTCGCTGGCACCACATGCGCCCGCTCCCCCAGCTTCGCGGCCAGTTCCTGCAACGGCGCCTCGCGCGTTCCCGACAGCGCGACCGTAGCCCCCGCCGAATGCAACGCCTCGGCGATCGCGCCGCCGATTCCGCCCGACGCGCCGGTCACCAGCGCGTTCTTTCCCGTCAAATCAAACATGCCCACCTCTTCTTCATTCAAATATCCTCTGGGGGTCCGGGGGGCGAAGCGCCCCCGGAAAATACCCCCGACCTGTCTCACCCCTTCAACGCGGCGATATCCGCCGACACGCCGATATTCTTCACCACCGCCTCGCGCGAAATCCGCTTGATCATGCCCGACAGTGCCTTGCCCGCGCCGATCTCCCAGAACTCGGTCACGCCCGCCTCGACCAGATGTACCACCGATTCGCGCCAGCGGACCGTGCCGGTTACCTGCTCGACCAACAGCCGCCGAATCGCGCCAGGCTCTGTCACCGGCTCGGCGCGGACATTGGCGATCAGCGGCACGGCGGGCGCCTGGATATCCACCCCGGCCAACGCATCCGCCATGACCGCGGCGGCAGGCTGCATCAGCACCGAATGGAACGGAGCTGATACCGGCAGCATCAGCGCCCGCTTCGCCCCCGCCTCCTTCGCGGCAGCGGCGGCACGCTCCACGGCATCCTTGTGACCCGAGATCACCACCTGCGCCGGATCATTGTCATTGGCGGCCTGCACGACCTCGTCGCCCGCCACCTCGCGCGCGATGCGGTCCACCGTCTCGAAATCGAGCCCAAGGATCGCCGCCATCGCGCCCTGCCCGACCGGCACCGCCTCCTGCATGGCCCGCCCGCGCAGGCGCAAGAGCTGCGCCGTATCGGCCAGCGTCAGCGCTCCCGCTGCGCAGAGGGCCGAATATTCGCCCAGGGAATGCCCGGCGACATAGCTGGCGGCGGAAATGTCGATCCCCTCGGTCTCCATCGCCCGGAACGCCGCCATCGAGGCCGCCATCAGCGCCGGCTGCGCGTTCTGCGTCAGCGTCAGCGTCTCGATATCGCCCTCCCAGATCAGCGCCGACAATTTCTCGCCAAGCGCCTCGTCCACCTCGGCGAACACGTCACGCGCCGCCGGATAGGCCTCGGCCAGGTCGCGCCCCATACCCACGGTCTGCGCACCCTGCCCCGGAAACACAAATGCCCGCATCTAAACCCCCAGAAATGTTTTCCTTATACTCCGGCATAGCGCGGGCAAGGCATTGCCGCAACTCGCAGGGCAACCGGAACGCAGCCGATGCAATGAAAAAAGGGGGCCCCGAAGGCCCCCTTTTCCAATTCCGAACAATAAGAACCGATCAGCCGACCAGTTCCAGCCCCGAAAAGAAGAACGCGATTTCCTGCGCGGCAGTTTCCGGCGCATCCGAGCCGTGAACCGAGTTCTCGCCGACCGACAGGGCGAATTCCTTGCGGATCGTGCCCTCGGCAGCATCGGCCGGGTTGGTCGCGCCCATCACTTCGCGGTTCTTGGCAATGGCGCTCTCGCCTTCCAGCACCTGCACCACCACCGGCTCCGAGGCCATGAATTCCACCAATTCGCCATAGAAGGGGCGTTCCTTGTGAACCTCGTAGAACTTGCCGGCCTGCTCGGGCGACAGCTTGATGCGCTTCTGCGCGACGATGCGCAGGCCCGCTTCTTCGAATTTGGCGTTGATCTTGCCGGTCAGATTGCGCTTGGTGGCATCGGGCTTGATGATCGACAGGGTGCGTTCGGTGGACATGGATTTACCTTTATCTGCGGCAGGCCGCGCCCGCCATGAATGAGATCCGCGTCCGGTTATCAGGCTTCTTTCAGACCGGCAAGACTGCGCGCCCGCCAGTCCGGCCACGGCACAAAAAATCGCCGTCCCATTGCGCTTTCGTGAAACCGATACAACATTGAGGTAGTTGATCCGCGTGGCAAGCAAAGGCGGCGCCGACATGCAACCATTCCGCAAGGGCCAGTATCAGGCGAGACTGGCCGAAACGCCCGAGGATATCCGCGCAGCGCAGCGCCTGCGCTGGCTGTGCTTCATTGCCCGCAACGAAGCGGGCGACGGCGGCGACCAGGTCGATAGCGACGCGCTGGATGCGGAATGCCGCCACATGCTGGTCGAGGACATGACAACCGGGCAGCTTCTCTGCTGTTTCCGCTTCCTGCCCCTGTCCGGCGGGTCCGAGATCGCCCGCAGCTATTCGGCCCAGTTCTACAATCTCGACGCATTGGCGGATTTCGACGGTCCGATGGTCGAGATGGGGCGTTTCTGCATCCATCCCGAGGCCCGCGATCCGAATATTCTGCGGATTGCATGGGCGGCCATGACCCGCTTCGTCGACGAGGCCGGGATCGAAATGCTGTTCGGCTGCTCCAGCTTTACCGGCACCGAACCCGAAGAACATGCCGAGGCCTTCGCCATGCTCAAGGAACGCCATCTCGCCCCCCGCCGCTGGCTGCCGCGGGTCAAGGCGCCGAAGGTCTTCCGCTTCGCCCGCGCCCTGCGTCTGCGCAAGCCCGACCCAAAACGGGCGATGGCCACGATGCCGCCGCTCTTGCGCAGCTACCTGGCCATGGGCGGTTGGGTCAGCGATCACGCGGTGGTCGATTCCTCGCTTCGGACAATGCATGTCTTTACCGGTGTCGAGATCCGCGCCATCCCCCCGGCCCGTAAGCGGCTCTTGCGCGCGGTCGCGGGATAGCGGCGCATCGGCGGATTTGCGTCCCGCGATGGCCGGGGCTCTGCCGTCGTCGGCAGGTCTCTCGAACCGGTGGCGCGGCCGGCCGGCGACCCCGGGATATTTTCATGAAGAATAGAAAGCGGGCTCGGGCTGTTGGGCGTGAGTCGGATTCCATCGATGGCCATTTATTCCATGATGGAAACAATAATCCGCATATTTGAAAGATTATGCGCGAAATGGAGTCTGCCTCTACACGTTACTGCGCGAAAATCGCCACCAGAGCCGCGCGATGCTCGCTGCCTGTGTACGCTCTGTGTACAGGTTGTGTACGCCCTGTGCACGGGCTGTGCGACGAGAATCCCAGCATTTGCTGACTGAATCGGGTGCATGTTGCGAGGCTGTGCCGATGCAACGCACGCTGCCGTTGCGTTCCGCCTTCTCGCGCGCCCTCTGCCTATATGCTAGCCCCGCGTCCGGGGCGGACGTGGCCGATAGACCGGCAGCTTCCAGCCCCAGATCAGGCTGCCCGCACGCAGCACCCAAACGATGACGGCGCAGGCAATCAAGGCTTCCCCGCGCTGGAAACCCAGCCAATCCAGCCCCGCCGCCATCAGCGCCCCGCCAAAGGCCGCTGTCAGGTAAAGCTGTCCCTGTTTCAGCACTAGCGGCACTTCATTGCCGACGACATCGCGCATGAGCCCGCCGAACGTACCGGTCACGATGCCCATAATGACAATGATAACAGGGCCATAACCTTCCTCCATCGCCACGCCGACCCCTGCGGCGACGGCCACGGCCAGCGCCACGCTATCCAGCCAGACCAACAGGCGATAGCGGCTCTCGAACAGATGCGCGGTCCAGAAAACCAGCAGGGCAGCCCCGGCTGCGATTAGGATATAGGTTGGCTGTTCGACCCAGAACACCGTCTCGCGCCCAAGGATCAGGTCACGCAAGGTGCCGCCGCCCACCGCCGTCAGCGCCGCCATGAAGATGAACCCCACCGGATCGAGCTGCGCCCGGCTGGCAACCAGCGCCCCGGTCAGCGCGAAAATCAGCACCGCGCCATAGTCGAGCATGACAAGCAGACCCGCAAAGCTCATTTGAACGGCGCCATCCCGGCGCGCGCAAGCTCGTCCGCCCGCTCATTCTCGGCATGACCTGCATGCCCCTTGATCCAGCACCATTCGACCTTGTGCCGCGCCCGGGCCTCGTCCAGCCGCTGCCAGAGTTCGACATTCTTGACCGGCTTCCTGCCGGCCGTGCGCCAGCCATTCTTCTTCCAGCCGTGAATCCATTGGCTGACACCGTTTTTCACATAGGCGCTGTCAGTCGTGATGGTGATTTCGCTTGGCCGCGTCAGCGTCTCCAATGCCGAGATCGCGGCCATCAGCTCCATGCGGTTATTGGTCGTCGCGGCTTCTCCGCCCTGCAATTCCCGCTCTTTCACGATCCGTTCGCCATCCATCGCGCGCAGCAGGACGCCCCAGCCACCGGGGCCGGGATTGCCGCTGCACGCCCCATCCGTCCATGCGAAAAGCCTTGTCACGCCCGGCTCACCGCCAGTTTCAATCCCAGCATCGCGAAGGACGCCGCGAAGATCCGCCTCATCCAGCGCATCGCACGCTCCGACGCCAGCAAGGCGTCACGTCCGCTGGCCGCCAGACCCGCATAGATGACGAACACCCCGAATGTCATCCCGGCAAAACCCAGGCCTAGTTCGAGCAGCGCCCCCAACCCGGCCCCGACGGGCAGGAATTGCGGCAGGAAGGCCATGAAGAACATCGGCAGCTTGGGATTGAGCAGATTAAGCAGGACCCCGCGCCAGACCAGCCGTCCGGCAGGAGTCGGCTCTCCGGCGCCGAATTGCAATCCGCCCGAGCCTTGCAAGGCGCCCCAGGCCATCCAGAGCAGATAGGCGACACCGGCGAATTTCACCGCCTGGAACAACAGGGCACTGGTATGCAGCAATGCCGCCAGCCCGGCCATGGCGACCAGCATATGGATGACCGTGGCGATCGTGCAGCCGAGCGCGGCCCAGAGCCCGGCCCGCATTCCCCCGCCCAATGTCGAGGACAACGTGTAGATCACACCCAGCCCCGGCACGACACAAACGATGAAAGCGGTCAAAAGGTATTCGAAACTCATTGATCCAGCCTCACATATCCGGGTATTGCCTCGACCCGGCGCAACCAGGCATTGATCGCGGGAAAGCGATCCATCTCGAATCCCCCGCGCGTTCCCGCGCTATGGGTATAGGCGTACAAGCACAGATCGGCCAAACTCGCCTCGTCGATAAGCCAATCATGCCCTACAAGCCGCTCCTCCATCACCTGCAGCACTGCATGCCCCCGTTTCAGTAGATCGGCCAAATGTTCTGGCGTGGCATCGGACGCCCGTTCAGGATAACACAGCA
This region of Paracoccus saliphilus genomic DNA includes:
- the rnhA gene encoding ribonuclease HI, producing the protein MTRLFAWTDGACSGNPGPGGWGVLLRAMDGERIVKERELQGGEAATTNNRMELMAAISALETLTRPSEITITTDSAYVKNGVSQWIHGWKKNGWRTAGRKPVKNVELWQRLDEARARHKVEWCWIKGHAGHAENERADELARAGMAPFK
- a CDS encoding acyl carrier protein, whose translation is MSDIADRVKKIVVEHLGVDEDKVAESASFIDDLGADSLDTVELVMAFEEEFGIEIPDDAAETIQTVGDAVTFIKGAV
- the ndk gene encoding nucleoside-diphosphate kinase, coding for MSTERTLSIIKPDATKRNLTGKINAKFEEAGLRIVAQKRIKLSPEQAGKFYEVHKERPFYGELVEFMASEPVVVQVLEGESAIAKNREVMGATNPADAAEGTIRKEFALSVGENSVHGSDAPETAAQEIAFFFSGLELVG
- the fabD gene encoding ACP S-malonyltransferase; the encoded protein is MRAFVFPGQGAQTVGMGRDLAEAYPAARDVFAEVDEALGEKLSALIWEGDIETLTLTQNAQPALMAASMAAFRAMETEGIDISAASYVAGHSLGEYSALCAAGALTLADTAQLLRLRGRAMQEAVPVGQGAMAAILGLDFETVDRIAREVAGDEVVQAANDNDPAQVVISGHKDAVERAAAAAKEAGAKRALMLPVSAPFHSVLMQPAAAVMADALAGVDIQAPAVPLIANVRAEPVTEPGAIRRLLVEQVTGTVRWRESVVHLVEAGVTEFWEIGAGKALSGMIKRISREAVVKNIGVSADIAALKG
- a CDS encoding LysE family translocator, with the protein product MSFEYLLTAFIVCVVPGLGVIYTLSSTLGGGMRAGLWAALGCTIATVIHMLVAMAGLAALLHTSALLFQAVKFAGVAYLLWMAWGALQGSGGLQFGAGEPTPAGRLVWRGVLLNLLNPKLPMFFMAFLPQFLPVGAGLGALLELGLGFAGMTFGVFVIYAGLAASGRDALLASERAMRWMRRIFAASFAMLGLKLAVSRA
- a CDS encoding sulfotransferase family protein, which gives rise to MGFPGVWMTESGSMIYRVVPKCACSTIGQIMFYSDHGRFFDGDIHDSTDGLHKWSQDDSQKVIESAVLGHKTPTFTCVRNPYSRILSSFFDKIAGIQRNGRRYRGNLVPQLIQRYGIDVGTPENGFEFDQIASFRRFLLFARDTIRWRRPMDPDIHWSAMSGHIGTFIANGGQYNRIFFTEKFNEGMQQVLKGSKTPNSIDLKDVPRFNESEGHGPKRAHKVSDYFDDLSRHLIWEIYKDDFQLFRYDFDDPDNKMPIGEVDLNEVHAKLGR
- a CDS encoding GNAT family N-acetyltransferase, coding for MQPFRKGQYQARLAETPEDIRAAQRLRWLCFIARNEAGDGGDQVDSDALDAECRHMLVEDMTTGQLLCCFRFLPLSGGSEIARSYSAQFYNLDALADFDGPMVEMGRFCIHPEARDPNILRIAWAAMTRFVDEAGIEMLFGCSSFTGTEPEEHAEAFAMLKERHLAPRRWLPRVKAPKVFRFARALRLRKPDPKRAMATMPPLLRSYLAMGGWVSDHAVVDSSLRTMHVFTGVEIRAIPPARKRLLRAVAG
- the fabG gene encoding 3-oxoacyl-ACP reductase FabG: MFDLTGKNALVTGASGGIGGAIAEALHSAGATVALSGTREAPLQELAAKLGERAHVVPANLADAEAVAALPKAAADAMGSVDILVNNAGITRDNLFMRMSDEEWSQVLDVNLTSVFQLSRAVLRGMMKARWGRIVNITSVVGATGNPGQGNYAAAKAGLVGMSKSLAYEVASRGITVNCVAPGFIETAMTDKLNDEQKGKILGQIPVGRMGSPTEIAGAVAYLASAEAGYVTGATLHVNGGMAMV
- a CDS encoding trimeric intracellular cation channel family protein, giving the protein MSFAGLLVMLDYGAVLIFALTGALVASRAQLDPVGFIFMAALTAVGGGTLRDLILGRETVFWVEQPTYILIAAGAALLVFWTAHLFESRYRLLVWLDSVALAVAVAAGVGVAMEEGYGPVIIVIMGIVTGTFGGLMRDVVGNEVPLVLKQGQLYLTAAFGGALMAAGLDWLGFQRGEALIACAVIVWVLRAGSLIWGWKLPVYRPRPPRTRG